In Plantibacter sp. PA-3-X8, one DNA window encodes the following:
- a CDS encoding multidrug efflux SMR transporter, producing the protein MTWLLLAGAIVTEVAATLSLRASEGLRKKRWIAPVAVFYVTAFGLLTIALANGMPVGIAYGIWAACGVALTAIGARVLFKEKLTPKMIVGIGLIAVGVLVIELGSQAH; encoded by the coding sequence ATGACCTGGTTGCTCCTGGCCGGCGCCATCGTCACCGAGGTCGCCGCGACGCTCTCCCTGCGCGCGTCGGAAGGCCTGCGGAAGAAGCGGTGGATCGCTCCCGTCGCCGTGTTCTACGTGACCGCCTTCGGACTGCTGACCATCGCACTCGCGAACGGGATGCCCGTCGGGATCGCCTACGGGATCTGGGCCGCCTGCGGGGTCGCCCTCACGGCCATCGGTGCGCGCGTGCTCTTCAAGGAGAAGCTGACGCCGAAGATGATCGTCGGCATCGGCCTGATCGCGGTCGGTGTCCTCGTCATCGAG